A window of the Thermoleophilia bacterium SCSIO 60948 genome harbors these coding sequences:
- the atpH gene encoding ATP synthase F1 subunit delta: MDRIARAYADALFAVAKEKGILDEVREQLAQFVDALEENRDLRVFLFSPYFSSQEKRDGIARVIDGASEEFDNFLSLLAEKHRLPVLFRIRTHFEELWAEENKRLGVTLTSAIELDEKIVKGVGEEIERQTDRKIDLQTNVDEGILGGLVLRVGNMVLDASLRSRLERLRTEIARG, encoded by the coding sequence ATGGACCGGATCGCACGCGCCTACGCGGACGCCCTGTTCGCGGTAGCCAAGGAGAAGGGCATCCTCGACGAGGTGCGCGAGCAACTCGCGCAGTTCGTCGACGCCCTCGAGGAGAACCGCGATCTGCGGGTCTTCCTGTTCTCGCCGTACTTCTCCTCGCAGGAGAAGCGCGACGGGATCGCGCGAGTGATCGACGGCGCGAGCGAGGAGTTCGACAACTTCCTCTCGCTGCTCGCCGAGAAGCACCGGCTCCCGGTCCTGTTTCGGATCCGGACGCACTTCGAAGAGCTCTGGGCCGAGGAGAACAAGCGCCTCGGCGTCACGCTGACCAGCGCGATCGAGCTCGACGAGAAGATCGTCAAGGGCGTCGGCGAGGAGATCGAGCGCCAGACCGACCGCAAGATCGACCTGCAGACGAACGTCGACGAGGGGATCCTCGGCGGCCTGGTGCTGCGGGTCGGGAACATGGTCCTCGATGCGAGCCTGCGCTCGCGCCTCGAGCGGCTTCGCACCGAGATCGCGAGGGGCTGA
- a CDS encoding undecaprenyl/decaprenyl-phosphate alpha-N-acetylglucosaminyl 1-phosphate transferase, translated as MLADGRPDQIFAAFGFALAALIALVLVPLSAKLAWRIGAIDYPRERSLHIDATPRLGGLAMLGGALVAGFLFLPPGQQTTSLAVGAVVIALVGAADDVFELPALLKLAGQIVAAAIPTFNGVNVGAFTLPFVGGVDLTATLFELPLVGEVHSGHLLTILGIVAVINVINLIDGIDGLAAGVTVISAGSLAIIALSLNRPGAGVLAAITAGAAFGFLRYGFPPASSFMGDSGSNLLGFLLGAIAVQGALKTNAVIALFFPLIILAVPILDTSFVIAKRIKQRRPIHVADRSHFHHRMADIGFSQRGTLLYLYGWAGAMAGLALALRFVPYSDDQGNFDPFWTGVMVAFLLFALAASFYLVVTLEILKLRLFRRRQVAQAVDGAPPDQEVIDAAVERELETGEFKVVDQATGGLATLDQETGEFRAVRPDSD; from the coding sequence GTGTTAGCCGACGGCCGCCCCGATCAGATCTTCGCGGCGTTCGGGTTCGCCCTCGCCGCGCTGATCGCGCTCGTGCTCGTACCGCTGTCGGCGAAGCTCGCCTGGCGGATCGGCGCGATCGACTATCCGCGTGAGCGCAGCCTGCACATCGACGCGACTCCACGACTCGGGGGGCTCGCGATGCTCGGCGGGGCACTGGTCGCCGGGTTCCTGTTCCTGCCGCCCGGCCAGCAGACGACCTCGCTCGCGGTCGGAGCCGTGGTGATCGCGCTCGTCGGTGCCGCCGACGACGTCTTCGAGCTCCCGGCGTTGCTCAAGCTCGCGGGGCAGATCGTCGCCGCGGCGATCCCGACGTTCAACGGCGTCAACGTCGGCGCCTTCACCCTGCCGTTCGTCGGCGGGGTCGACCTGACCGCCACCCTTTTCGAGCTGCCGCTCGTCGGCGAGGTCCACTCGGGCCATCTGCTGACGATCCTCGGGATCGTCGCGGTGATCAACGTGATCAACCTGATCGACGGCATCGACGGCCTGGCCGCCGGCGTCACGGTGATCTCGGCCGGGTCGCTGGCGATCATCGCGCTGTCGCTCAACCGCCCGGGTGCCGGGGTCCTGGCCGCGATCACCGCCGGGGCCGCGTTCGGCTTCCTTCGCTACGGCTTCCCCCCGGCGTCGAGCTTCATGGGGGATTCGGGCTCGAACCTGCTCGGCTTCCTGCTCGGCGCGATCGCGGTCCAGGGCGCGCTGAAGACGAACGCGGTCATCGCCCTGTTCTTCCCGCTGATCATCCTCGCCGTACCGATCCTCGACACGAGCTTCGTGATCGCGAAGCGGATCAAGCAGCGCCGGCCGATCCACGTCGCCGACCGCTCGCACTTCCATCACCGGATGGCCGATATCGGCTTCTCCCAGCGCGGCACGTTGCTCTACCTCTACGGGTGGGCGGGAGCGATGGCGGGCCTCGCCCTCGCGTTGCGCTTCGTCCCCTACTCGGACGATCAGGGCAACTTCGACCCGTTCTGGACCGGGGTGATGGTCGCCTTCCTGCTGTTCGCGCTGGCGGCGAGCTTCTACCTCGTGGTGACGCTCGAGATCCTCAAACTGCGGCTGTTCCGGCGCCGTCAGGTCGCTCAGGCCGTCGACGGTGCGCCCCCGGATCAGGAGGTCATCGACGCCGCGGTCGAGCGCGAGCTCGAGACGGGTGAGTTCAAGGTCGTCGACCAGGCGACCGGCGGCCTCGCGACGCTCGATCAGGAGACGGGGGAGTTCCGCGCCGTACGACCGGACTCCGACTGA
- the atpG gene encoding ATP synthase F1 subunit gamma — protein MATQQEVKNRISSVKNIHKITRAMEMVAAARLRRAERRIEQMRPYAQAIRKMTQRVAEATNHVPDITLLEEREVSNIGILLITGDRGLAGSFNSQIVREGMRLKRELGDEHGAGIKFSAVGRRGVSTLGFRGEELTGEYTGFTDRPAYLDARRVSRDLVTAYNDGEIDRVELVYNRYVSPLTQYVRRHTLLPLSQAEVYGEGIPDEEEPEDSELEEAHMKAAWDYEPDAETLLPMLFEEYVDLSIYRAMLESAASEHGARMTAMRSASENAQDMIGDLTLESNRVRQAEITQEILEVVSGAEALG, from the coding sequence ATGGCCACTCAGCAGGAAGTCAAGAACCGAATCTCTTCGGTCAAGAACATCCACAAGATCACGCGTGCGATGGAGATGGTCGCCGCGGCCCGGTTGCGTCGCGCGGAGCGACGGATCGAACAGATGCGCCCCTACGCGCAGGCGATCCGCAAGATGACCCAGCGTGTGGCCGAGGCGACCAACCACGTCCCCGACATCACGCTGCTCGAGGAGCGCGAGGTCTCGAACATCGGGATCCTGCTGATCACGGGTGACCGCGGTCTCGCGGGCTCGTTCAACTCGCAGATCGTGCGCGAGGGCATGCGCCTCAAGCGCGAGCTCGGCGATGAGCACGGTGCCGGCATCAAGTTCTCGGCCGTCGGCCGCCGCGGCGTCTCGACGCTGGGCTTCCGCGGCGAGGAGCTGACCGGCGAGTACACCGGGTTCACGGATCGCCCGGCCTACCTCGACGCGCGACGCGTCTCGCGCGATCTCGTGACCGCCTACAACGACGGTGAGATCGATCGCGTCGAGCTCGTCTACAACCGCTACGTCTCCCCGTTGACGCAGTACGTGCGCCGCCACACCCTGCTGCCGCTCTCACAGGCGGAGGTCTACGGCGAGGGCATCCCCGACGAGGAGGAGCCCGAGGACTCCGAGCTCGAGGAGGCCCACATGAAGGCCGCCTGGGACTACGAGCCCGACGCCGAGACGCTGCTCCCGATGCTCTTCGAGGAGTACGTCGACCTCTCGATCTACCGTGCGATGCTCGAGTCGGCGGCCTCCGAGCACGGCGCTCGCATGACCGCGATGCGCAGCGCATCGGAGAACGCGCAGGACATGATCGGCGACCTCACGCTCGAGTCGAACCGCGTCCGCCAGGCGGAGATCACCCAGGAGATCCTCGAGGTCGTCTCCGGTGCCGAGGCGCTCGGATAA
- the atpF gene encoding F0F1 ATP synthase subunit B, with the protein MFARSTATRRLGGTLGLTMLALGLFEAPALAAESSSGSFLVSPSLGLMIWTLIAFGLTMYVLKKLALPRISEALEKRANAVKENIDAAERERKEAEDLLSEYRERLKEAREQADDIVARSRKAAEAAVEQATAEGRAEREKLVTAARRDIEIETRRSLETIRREVADLTVLATEKVTRKSLDDDDHRRLVEEALSEVDFSALAADSGSRSSGSE; encoded by the coding sequence GTGTTTGCCCGATCCACAGCGACCCGCAGGCTCGGGGGCACCCTCGGCCTGACGATGCTTGCGCTCGGCCTGTTCGAGGCGCCCGCGCTGGCCGCGGAGTCGAGTAGCGGCAGCTTCCTGGTCTCGCCCTCCCTGGGATTGATGATCTGGACGCTGATCGCGTTCGGCCTGACGATGTACGTGCTCAAGAAGCTCGCGCTGCCGCGGATCTCGGAGGCTCTCGAGAAGCGCGCGAACGCGGTCAAGGAGAACATCGACGCCGCCGAGCGTGAGCGCAAGGAGGCCGAGGACCTGCTCAGCGAGTACCGAGAGCGTCTCAAGGAGGCCCGCGAGCAGGCGGACGATATCGTCGCCCGTTCGCGCAAGGCCGCCGAGGCCGCGGTCGAGCAGGCGACGGCCGAGGGCCGTGCCGAGCGCGAGAAGCTCGTCACCGCCGCGCGCCGCGACATCGAGATCGAGACCCGGCGCTCGCTCGAGACGATCCGGCGCGAGGTCGCCGATCTGACCGTGCTCGCGACGGAGAAGGTCACGCGCAAGTCGCTCGACGACGACGACCACCGCCGGCTCGTCGAGGAGGCTCTCTCCGAGGTCGACTTCTCGGCGCTGGCCGCCGATTCGGGCTCGCGGAGCTCGGGCAGCGAGTAG
- a CDS encoding F0F1 ATP synthase subunit alpha: MEIRPDEIASILRERIEGLDDDTSDLSEVGTVLSIGDGIARVHGLDNCMSLEMLEFPHGVTGLALNLEADNVGAVLFGSWDKIVEGDTVKRTNQLLEIPVGRELLGRMVDPLGRPLDDKGDINTSETRPAEFKAPGVVQRQEVNRPVQTGLKAVDGMIPVGRGQRELIIGDRQTGKTAVGLDTILNSADKDLICIYVAIGQRMSTVVQVQKTLEDAGVMDNTIIVAAPADEAAPIKYIAPYAGTAMGEYFLYNGEDALCVYDDLTKHAYAYRQMSLLLRRPPGREAYPGDVFYLHSRLLERSVQLNDELGGGSLTALPIIETQANDVSAFIPTNVISITDGQIFLESDLFNSGTRPAINVGISVSRVGGNAQTKAMKKVAGKLRLELSQFRDLEAFAQFGSDLDPDTQRQLNRGSRLTEMLNQNERAPLSVAEQVASIYSGTGGYLDRIKTDRVQEFLTQLLERLHSEEKDLMGRIDEGQLSDEDEEALGKAITEMVDDFGPDFDEEGQPLEEGESDRVKDESEREKPGRTEEMAEEEAEAEKEAEEGERTAREAEREAGQDSGSDSDDSDDKETANA; encoded by the coding sequence ATGGAGATTCGCCCAGACGAGATCGCAAGCATCCTTCGCGAGCGCATCGAGGGGCTCGATGACGACACCTCGGATCTGTCCGAGGTCGGCACCGTGCTCAGCATCGGGGACGGCATCGCCCGAGTGCACGGCCTCGACAACTGCATGTCGCTCGAGATGCTGGAGTTCCCACACGGGGTCACGGGCCTCGCGCTCAACCTCGAGGCCGACAACGTCGGCGCCGTGCTGTTCGGCTCCTGGGACAAGATCGTCGAGGGCGACACGGTCAAGCGGACGAACCAGCTGCTCGAGATCCCGGTCGGCCGTGAGCTGCTCGGCCGGATGGTCGACCCGCTCGGTCGACCGCTCGACGACAAGGGCGACATCAATACCTCCGAGACCCGCCCGGCCGAGTTCAAGGCTCCGGGCGTCGTCCAGCGCCAAGAGGTCAACCGTCCCGTCCAGACCGGCCTCAAGGCCGTCGACGGCATGATCCCGGTCGGTCGCGGCCAGCGCGAGCTGATCATCGGCGACCGCCAGACCGGCAAGACCGCGGTCGGCCTCGACACGATCCTCAACTCGGCCGACAAGGACCTGATCTGCATCTACGTCGCGATCGGGCAGCGGATGTCGACGGTCGTCCAGGTTCAGAAGACGCTCGAGGACGCGGGCGTCATGGACAACACGATCATCGTCGCCGCCCCCGCCGACGAGGCCGCGCCGATCAAGTACATCGCGCCCTACGCGGGCACCGCGATGGGCGAGTACTTCCTCTACAACGGCGAGGACGCGCTGTGCGTCTACGACGACCTCACCAAGCACGCCTACGCGTATCGCCAGATGTCGCTCCTACTGCGCCGCCCGCCGGGCCGCGAGGCCTATCCCGGCGACGTCTTCTACCTGCACTCGCGGCTGCTCGAGCGCTCCGTCCAGCTCAATGATGAGCTCGGCGGCGGGTCACTGACGGCGCTGCCGATCATCGAGACGCAGGCCAACGACGTCTCGGCGTTCATCCCGACGAACGTCATCTCGATCACCGACGGCCAGATCTTCCTCGAGTCCGATCTGTTCAACTCGGGCACGCGCCCGGCGATCAACGTCGGCATCTCGGTCTCGCGGGTCGGCGGTAACGCGCAGACGAAGGCGATGAAGAAGGTCGCGGGCAAGCTGCGGCTCGAGCTCTCGCAGTTCCGCGACCTCGAGGCGTTCGCGCAGTTCGGCTCCGACCTCGACCCCGACACGCAGCGCCAGCTCAACCGCGGTTCGCGGCTGACGGAGATGCTCAACCAGAACGAGCGCGCTCCCTTGTCGGTCGCCGAGCAGGTCGCCTCGATCTATTCGGGCACCGGCGGCTACCTCGATCGGATCAAGACCGACCGCGTCCAGGAGTTCCTGACCCAGCTGCTCGAGCGTCTGCACTCCGAGGAGAAGGACCTGATGGGCCGGATCGACGAGGGCCAGCTCTCCGACGAGGACGAGGAGGCGCTCGGCAAGGCGATCACCGAGATGGTCGACGACTTCGGTCCCGACTTCGACGAGGAGGGCCAGCCGCTCGAGGAGGGCGAGTCCGACCGCGTCAAGGACGAGTCCGAGCGCGAGAAGCCCGGCCGCACGGAGGAGATGGCCGAGGAGGAAGCCGAAGCCGAGAAGGAGGCCGAGGAGGGCGAGCGCACCGCCCGCGAGGCCGAGCGCGAGGCCGGCCAGGACTCCGGATCCGACTCCGACGACTCGGACGACAAGGAGACCGCGAACGCCTAG
- the atpE gene encoding ATP synthase F0 subunit C, translated as MVDLLLPIAQVSGDVEVAGKSIALGIGAGLGSIGAGIGIGIIFGKEIESVARQPEMRDELQSIRWLGFALTEAVAFYTFIFGLIAFFL; from the coding sequence ATGGTTGACCTTCTTCTCCCCATCGCCCAGGTAAGCGGCGACGTCGAGGTCGCGGGCAAGTCGATTGCCCTGGGCATCGGCGCCGGCCTCGGCTCGATCGGCGCCGGCATCGGCATCGGCATCATCTTCGGTAAGGAGATCGAGTCGGTCGCCCGCCAGCCCGAGATGCGCGACGAGCTGCAGTCGATCCGCTGGCTCGGCTTCGCGCTGACCGAGGCGGTCGCCTTCTACACGTTCATCTTCGGCCTGATCGCGTTCTTCCTCTAG
- the atpC gene encoding ATP synthase F1 subunit epsilon: protein MADEHQISVEVLSPEGEIFTGELLQVSTRTTVGEIGIRARHVPMVARLVPAELRLISDGGDTESYAQGEGWLEVFANHARVLVSEAVKPEELDTSDLESRLEEAKSTIDEAEEDSAEHEAAQREKARAEAFLEIAKRS from the coding sequence ATGGCCGACGAGCACCAGATCAGCGTCGAGGTGCTCTCGCCCGAGGGCGAGATCTTCACCGGCGAGCTGCTCCAGGTCTCGACCCGCACGACGGTCGGCGAGATCGGCATCCGGGCCCGCCACGTTCCGATGGTGGCCCGGCTCGTGCCGGCCGAGCTGCGACTGATCAGCGACGGCGGCGACACGGAGAGCTACGCGCAGGGCGAGGGTTGGCTCGAGGTGTTCGCCAATCACGCCCGAGTGCTCGTCTCCGAGGCCGTGAAGCCCGAGGAGCTCGACACGTCCGATCTCGAGTCGCGGCTCGAGGAGGCCAAGTCGACGATCGACGAGGCCGAAGAGGACTCGGCCGAGCACGAGGCCGCCCAGCGCGAGAAGGCTCGCGCCGAGGCGTTCCTCGAGATCGCCAAGCGCTCGTAG
- a CDS encoding M20/M25/M40 family metallo-hydrolase produces the protein MDERALTERLLAYDTSKSEGIKLCAGFIEGWLDAREIEVRHFESRGLPVLWAEIGPPDPVATVIFHGHVDVVPGREEQFVPRVEGDRLIGRGAYDMKGGLACLLLALADVRDDSRVRVRMAIVPDEESEDGEGERGGDCLIANGFGGDFAITGEPTDLQVGVAAKGVLAMRLLVEGRAAHGATPWLGENAILRAIDTYRRIQALPFASRSSRLFERPSINLGRILGGDALNKVPDICAIDVDVRYLPEQDPQEILAEVGALPDSRIVSTFEREPANVDPTSPFVETLCSAASAYSENGSMPVGRDGASDAVSFLRAGIPAVEFGPTGGGHHGPDEWVSVESLGGYRRALGDFVRRLPERLEARGEAATA, from the coding sequence ATGGATGAGCGCGCGCTGACAGAACGGCTCCTCGCCTACGACACCTCGAAGAGCGAGGGCATCAAGCTCTGCGCCGGCTTCATCGAGGGCTGGCTCGACGCGCGCGAGATCGAGGTGCGCCACTTCGAGTCACGCGGCCTGCCGGTGCTCTGGGCCGAGATCGGGCCGCCGGACCCGGTCGCCACGGTCATCTTCCACGGCCACGTCGATGTCGTCCCCGGCCGCGAGGAGCAGTTCGTGCCACGGGTCGAGGGCGACCGGCTGATCGGCCGCGGCGCCTATGACATGAAGGGCGGGCTCGCCTGCCTGCTGCTCGCGCTGGCCGATGTCCGCGACGACTCCCGGGTGCGCGTGCGGATGGCGATCGTGCCCGATGAGGAGTCCGAGGACGGCGAGGGTGAGCGGGGCGGGGATTGCCTGATCGCAAACGGTTTCGGCGGCGATTTCGCGATCACCGGTGAGCCGACCGACCTCCAGGTCGGGGTGGCCGCGAAAGGGGTGCTGGCGATGCGCCTGCTCGTCGAGGGGCGGGCCGCGCACGGCGCGACCCCCTGGCTCGGCGAGAACGCGATCCTGCGCGCGATCGACACTTACCGCCGCATTCAGGCGCTACCGTTCGCGTCTCGCAGCTCAAGGCTGTTCGAGCGGCCGTCGATCAACCTGGGCCGCATCCTCGGGGGAGACGCACTGAACAAGGTTCCCGACATCTGCGCGATCGACGTCGACGTTCGCTACCTGCCCGAGCAGGACCCGCAGGAGATCCTCGCCGAGGTCGGCGCGCTGCCGGACTCGCGGATCGTCTCGACCTTCGAGCGCGAGCCCGCCAACGTCGACCCGACCTCGCCCTTCGTGGAGACCCTCTGCAGCGCCGCGTCGGCCTACTCGGAGAATGGCTCGATGCCGGTCGGTCGCGACGGGGCGTCGGACGCCGTCTCGTTCCTGCGCGCCGGAATACCCGCCGTCGAGTTCGGCCCGACGGGAGGGGGACACCACGGCCCCGACGAATGGGTCTCCGTGGAATCCCTCGGCGGCTATCGGCGCGCGCTCGGTGACTTCGTGAGGCGCCTACCCGAGCGCCTCGAGGCGCGAGGCGAGGCGGCGACGGCGTGA
- the atpD gene encoding F0F1 ATP synthase subunit beta: MAEDNGSESNESGASAEANGSSNGSDRNVGRVEQVTGVVVDVVFSDKLPEIYSALAVQVDQGGESGEIELVLEVQQHLGDDRVRAVAMDSTDGLRRGDEVVDRGEPITVPVGEATLGRIFNLLGDAIDEGEEVKTEERWPIHRAAPSVEDLTPTQEILETGIKVVDLLAPYAKGGKVGLFGGAGVGKTVLIQELIRNIAEEHEGLSAFCGVGERSREGNDLWNEMKESGVLEKTMLVFGQMNEPPGARLRVALAGLTMAEYFRESGGQDVLLFIDNIFRFVQAGSEVSALLGRMPSAVGYQPTLETEMGQLQERITSTKQGSVTSIQAVYVPADDFTDPAPASVFAHLNATTALSRSISEKGIYPAVDPLDSSSTILKPDVLGEEHYKTATEVQENLQRYKELQDIIAILGIDELSDEDRQAVNRARKIERFLSQPFFVAEAFTGRDGEYVKVEDTVRGFREILDGKYDDLPESAFYMKGSIDQVSGSEEKGEKDEGVERENEESKEREENEEREREESGDSSDREEANA; the protein is encoded by the coding sequence ATGGCAGAAGACAACGGCAGCGAGAGCAACGAGTCCGGCGCGAGCGCCGAGGCGAACGGCTCCTCGAACGGCTCGGATCGCAACGTCGGACGCGTCGAGCAGGTGACCGGCGTCGTCGTCGACGTCGTCTTTTCCGACAAGCTCCCCGAGATCTACTCGGCGCTCGCAGTCCAGGTCGACCAGGGCGGCGAGAGCGGTGAGATCGAGCTCGTGCTCGAGGTCCAGCAGCACCTCGGCGACGACCGCGTGCGCGCTGTCGCGATGGACTCGACCGACGGCCTGCGCCGCGGCGACGAGGTGGTCGACCGTGGCGAGCCGATCACGGTCCCCGTCGGCGAGGCGACTCTCGGCCGGATCTTCAACCTGCTCGGCGACGCGATCGACGAGGGTGAAGAGGTCAAGACCGAAGAGCGCTGGCCGATCCACCGCGCCGCTCCCTCGGTCGAGGACCTGACCCCGACCCAGGAGATCCTCGAGACCGGGATCAAGGTCGTCGACCTCCTCGCCCCGTACGCGAAGGGCGGCAAGGTCGGCCTGTTCGGCGGCGCCGGCGTCGGCAAGACGGTCCTGATCCAGGAGCTGATCCGCAACATCGCCGAGGAGCACGAGGGTCTGTCGGCCTTCTGCGGCGTCGGTGAGCGCTCGCGCGAGGGCAACGACCTCTGGAACGAGATGAAGGAGTCGGGCGTCCTCGAGAAGACGATGCTCGTCTTCGGCCAGATGAACGAGCCGCCCGGGGCGCGTCTGCGCGTCGCGCTCGCCGGCCTGACGATGGCGGAGTACTTCCGTGAGTCGGGCGGCCAGGACGTGCTGCTGTTCATCGACAACATCTTCCGCTTCGTCCAGGCGGGCTCCGAGGTCTCGGCGCTGCTCGGGCGCATGCCCTCGGCGGTCGGCTACCAGCCGACGCTCGAGACCGAGATGGGCCAGCTCCAGGAGCGGATCACCTCGACGAAGCAGGGTTCGGTGACCTCGATCCAGGCGGTCTACGTCCCGGCCGACGACTTCACCGACCCGGCTCCGGCGTCGGTGTTCGCCCACCTCAACGCCACCACGGCGCTGTCGCGGTCGATCTCGGAGAAGGGGATCTACCCGGCGGTCGACCCGCTCGACTCGAGCTCGACGATCCTCAAGCCCGATGTCCTCGGCGAGGAGCACTACAAGACCGCGACCGAGGTCCAGGAGAACCTGCAGCGCTACAAGGAGCTGCAGGACATCATCGCGATCCTCGGGATCGACGAGCTCTCCGACGAGGACCGCCAGGCGGTCAACCGCGCCCGCAAGATCGAGCGCTTCCTCTCGCAGCCGTTCTTCGTCGCCGAGGCCTTCACCGGCCGCGACGGCGAGTACGTCAAGGTCGAGGACACGGTCCGCGGCTTCCGCGAGATCCTCGACGGCAAGTACGACGACCTCCCCGAGAGTGCCTTCTACATGAAGGGCTCGATCGACCAGGTCTCCGGCTCGGAGGAGAAGGGCGAGAAGGACGAGGGCGTCGAGCGCGAGAACGAGGAGTCGAAGGAGCGCGAGGAGAACGAGGAGCGCGAGCGCGAGGAGTCGGGCGACTCCTCCGATCGCGAAGAGGCAAACGCCTAG
- the atpB gene encoding F0F1 ATP synthase subunit A: protein MKVLVGVGLYLGIVIILALVFGSDGANDEFQPQNEFLLEPWIPIEIAGIDLSITKAVMYLALASLVTIGVMTYLANRMQAKPNKVQMAVEVAYDVTRNNISRGNIEDDKLALKWFPFLAALFFFILFSNLLGYIPLPTSTAHPINVFGLEIPSFAIYAATANLSVPLVLTLVVWIAYHVEGIRAKGVVPYFASWLPPGLESMNPFGKAAIFLIEVISHFVRLISLSVRLFANILAGHLLILFMGGGLAVLLGLSALGAITLPMAFAFFVFEVVLVAALQAFIFSTLTAIYIGSATAEGH from the coding sequence ATGAAGGTCCTGGTCGGCGTCGGCCTCTACCTGGGGATTGTCATCATCCTCGCGCTCGTCTTCGGCAGCGACGGCGCCAACGACGAGTTCCAGCCGCAGAACGAGTTCCTGCTCGAGCCGTGGATCCCGATCGAGATCGCGGGCATCGACCTGTCGATCACCAAGGCCGTCATGTACCTGGCGCTCGCGAGCCTCGTGACGATCGGCGTCATGACCTACCTCGCAAACCGCATGCAGGCCAAGCCCAACAAGGTCCAGATGGCCGTCGAGGTCGCCTATGACGTCACCCGCAACAACATCTCGCGCGGCAACATCGAGGACGACAAGCTGGCGCTGAAGTGGTTCCCGTTCCTCGCCGCGCTGTTCTTCTTCATCCTGTTCTCGAACCTGCTCGGCTACATCCCGCTGCCGACAAGCACCGCACATCCGATCAACGTCTTCGGGCTCGAGATCCCGTCGTTCGCGATCTACGCGGCGACCGCGAACCTCTCCGTGCCGCTCGTCCTGACGCTCGTCGTCTGGATCGCCTACCACGTCGAAGGGATCCGGGCCAAGGGCGTGGTTCCCTACTTCGCGAGCTGGCTGCCCCCTGGCCTCGAGAGCATGAACCCGTTCGGCAAGGCTGCCATCTTCCTGATCGAGGTCATCTCGCACTTCGTGCGCCTGATCTCGCTGTCGGTGCGACTGTTCGCGAACATCCTCGCGGGGCACCTCCTCATCCTCTTCATGGGCGGCGGGTTGGCAGTTCTGCTCGGCCTGTCGGCTCTCGGCGCGATCACGCTGCCGATGGCCTTCGCCTTCTTCGTCTTCGAGGTCGTGCTTGTCGCGGCCCTGCAGGCATTCATCTTCTCCACCCTGACCGCCATCTACATCGGCTCAGCAACAGCCGAGGGACACTGA